In Candidatus Rokuibacteriota bacterium, the sequence TCCCGCCTTCCCCGTGGAGGCGGTGGACACGACGGCGGCGGGAGATGCCTTCAACGGGGCGCTGGCGGTGGGGCTCGCGGCGGGCGGCACCCTCGAGCAGGCTATCCCGCTCGCCAACGCCGCGGCCGCGCTCGCGTGCACCAAGCGCGGGGCGCAGGACTCGCTGCCCGGCCGCGCGGAAGTCGAGGCCTTCCTCCGCTCCCTCGGCGGGTCGCCCTAGCAGCGGTTGTTCCTACGCTGTATCGCTTTCTGGGGATTGGCGCGCTCCACCGCGCTGCGCAGGGCGGATGCAGCTGGACGAGATCGGGGTCAGGTCTTGCAATCATACATTTCCCGCTTGGCTCCACCGCCGCGAGCGGCGAGTTTCCAAGGCCCGATGTCGGATTGCAAGACCTGACCCCAGCTTCCTCTGTTAGACTTCCGCCCAGCCTGTAAGGAGGGCTCCGGCATGGACCCGACCCGATTGCCCCACGTCCCTCATCTGATCGCTCCAGATGCCCAGACAGCTTGTTACCAACCCTAGCTCAAGGTGCGGGTGCTGATCCGGGTGGCGCTCACGATGCGCTGGACGGCTGAAGACTGGCCTGAGATACGACAGCACCTCGAGTGGCTCCTGGCCGAGGAGTCTCGCCTACGGCGACATGGGTGGCTGAACTGAGCGGGAGGACCCATTGATAGACCGCCGCACGTTTCTTGCTGGCACTGGGGCGGTTCTCCTTGTTGCGCCGCTCGCCGCCGAGGCCCAGAATCCAGGGAAGATTGCTCGCGTAGGATATCTGATTTTCGGTCCAGCTAGTCGAGCTCCGAGCCGGGATGAGATAGCGAAAGCGGCAGCGACGAATCCGTTCTGGATGGGGATGAAAGAGTTCGGCTGGGTCGAAGGCTAAAACCTGTTTGTCGAGCGGCGGCGGGGTGAGTCAGCTGATCAGCTTCGCGCAGCCGTCGCCGACCTGGTGCGCCTTCAGGTCGACGTACTCGTCGTTTTCGGCACCGGCATGGCAAACACCGCCCAGATGGAAACGAAGACCATCCCCATCGTGATCCAGAACGCCGGCGGTGATCTCGTCGCCGCAGGGCTCGTCGCAAACCTCGCAAGGCCTGGCGGTAATATCACGGGTGTGCAGATTCTTTCGGACGATCTCATCTCGAAGCGACTCGAGCTTCTCAAAGCGCTCGTACCGAATCTTTCAAGGGTCGCGTTCCTTGGGGAGGATGTCACTAACGCCGCACTCCCCCAGCTACTCGCTCGCTACGTCCAACAGGCCGCGGTCGCGGCCCGAACCTTGGGCATAGAGCTTCATCCCATCATCGTGCACCAACCGGCGGACCTCGCCCCCGCCTTCCGCGACATGACTAAGAAAGGCGACCAAGGGCTTTTAGCAATGGCGTCGCTCTTCTTGCTCTTGTACAGAAAGGACATCATCGCTCTCGCCGCCAAGCACCGGATCGCCACGATCTATGAATTCCAACTGCATCCAGAGCAAGGGGGCCTCATGTCTTATGGTGTATATGATTCTGAGGTGCGGCGCCGTGAGGCCTTTTTAGTCGACAAGATTCT encodes:
- a CDS encoding ABC transporter substrate-binding protein; translation: MFVERRRGESADQLRAAVADLVRLQVDVLVVFGTGMANTAQMETKTIPIVIQNAGGDLVAAGLVANLARPGGNITGVQILSDDLISKRLELLKALVPNLSRVAFLGEDVTNAALPQLLARYVQQAAVAARTLGIELHPIIVHQPADLAPAFRDMTKKGDQGLLAMASLFLLLYRKDIIALAAKHRIATIYEFQLHPEQGGLMSYGVYDSEVRRREAFLVDKILRGAKPGNLPIEQPTKFELVINRASRES